The following are encoded together in the Erwinia sp. E602 genome:
- the cybC gene encoding cytochrome b562, whose translation MRKLLIAMLSSTLLFTSVAALAQDLSADMDVLKGASRTVQKTDDKAEMVRALTDMRAAATDAKTQTPEKLQGQAADSEQVKQYHGLLDQLIGRIDASLRLANAGDLAGAKEQAKGFDAIRNEGHKQFR comes from the coding sequence ATGCGTAAATTACTGATTGCAATGTTGAGCTCCACCCTGTTATTTACCAGCGTCGCTGCCCTGGCGCAGGACCTGTCTGCCGATATGGACGTGCTGAAAGGCGCTTCCCGTACCGTGCAGAAAACCGATGATAAAGCGGAGATGGTGCGCGCGCTGACCGATATGCGCGCCGCGGCCACCGATGCCAAAACCCAGACGCCGGAAAAGCTGCAGGGGCAGGCGGCGGACAGCGAGCAGGTTAAGCAGTACCACGGCCTGCTTGACCAGCTGATTGGCAGGATCGACGCCAGCCTCAGGCTGGCTAACGCCGGTGACCTGGCGGGTGCGAAGGAGCAGGCCAAAGGCTTCGATGCGATCCGCAACGAAGGCCATAAGCAGTTCCGTTAA